The following proteins are co-located in the Malus sylvestris chromosome 13, drMalSylv7.2, whole genome shotgun sequence genome:
- the LOC126597021 gene encoding uncharacterized protein LOC126597021: protein MAEAEGGGSGRVGASAGGGGAESLKAKGNEQFKAGNYLKAAALYTQAIKQDPNNPTLYSNRAAAFLQLVKLSKALADAETTIKLNPQWEKGYFRKGCILEAMEQYDDALVAFQTALEYNSQSTEVSRKIKRISQLARDKKRAEVVEKMRSNVDMARHLDKLKSEMSGKRGSEECWEEMFSFLVETMESAVKSWHETSKVEARVYFLLDKEETDTEKYAPAVNIDKAFESPHTHGSCFSFLRQYAEDSFSRAACLVTPKSIMSYPQVWKGQGSRKWKHGQHDGFFVQFETPFLRKLWFISSSIELGQTLCRDPEDLDISAHELIPRLFKQSDS from the exons ATGGCGGAAGCAGAGGGGGGAGGATCAGGTAGGGTGGGCGCATCGGCAGGAGGTGGAGGAGCTGAGTCTCTGAAAGCTAAAGGAAATGAGCAGTTCAAAGCGGGGAACTACCTCAAAGCCGCTGCACTCTACACTCAGGCCATCAAGCAAGACCCCAATAACCCCACTCTCTATAG CAACCGTGCTGCAGCATTTCTTCAATTGGTTAAGCTTAGCAAAGCCCTTGCTGATGCGGAGACAACAATTAAATTGAACCCCCAGTGGGAGAAG GGATATTTCAGGAAAGGTTGCATATTAGAGGCCATGGAACAATATGATGAT GCTTTGGTTGCTTTCCAAACAGCTTTGGAATATAACTCGCAAAGCACAGAAGTATCAAGAAAGATAAAAAGGATTTCTCAGTTGGCGAGAGATAAAAAACGTGCAGAAGTGGTGGAGAAAATGAGATCCAATGTTGATATGGCGAGGCATTTGGATAAACTGAAATCTGAAATG TCTGGGAAGCGTGGATCTGAAGAATGTTGGGAAgaaatgttttctttccttGTCGAGACAATGGAGTCAGCTGTAAAATCATGGCATGAAACTTCTAAAGTGGAGGCTAGAGTTTACTTTCTCCTAGATAAGGAAGAAACAGACACCGAGAAATATGCTCCAGCTGTGAATATTGATAAG GCTTTTGAATCGCCCCATACACATGGCagttgtttttcatttcttagGCAGTATGCTGAGGATTCTTTCTCCAGAGCAGCTTGCTTGGTGACTCCCAAAAGTATCATGTCTTATCCACAG GTTTGGAAAGGTCAAGGTTCAAGGAAATGGAAACACGGGCAACATGATGGCTTCTTTGTGCAATTTGAGACCCCTTTCCTGCGGAAGCTGTGGTTTATTTCTAGTTCCATTGAACTGGGCCAGACATTGTGCag GGATCCGGAGGATTTAGACATCAGTGCCCATGAATTGATTCCACGCCTATTCAAACAGTCCGATTCTTAA